In Bacteroidota bacterium, the genomic stretch CCTGCGGTTGCAAGTTCATTTTCATGCCGTTCAGGATTTTCTCCTATTCCTATAAGAGCATTTTTATTAGAAAATTAGAAGAGTTAGGCGCTAACTATGCGGATGCAATTATTGCCCTGAGCGAGGTCGATGCACGCTTGATGAAAGAATTTTTTGGACGCACTGCCACGATTATTAATCCGCCAGTCAACGTGCAAGGATTGAATAAGAAGAAGCGGGACATAATTCTGACGATATCCAGAGTCTCTCCTGAGAAAAGAATAGAGAAGCTCGTATGTGCCCTTCCTAAAGTGGATTCGAGTTTATCTTTAGTAATAGCAGGGCATATATACAGCGAGCCGTATCTAAGGGAATTAAAAGAACTTTCTATAAAGCTTGGAGTTGAAAATCGAGTAACGTTCACAGGGAGTCTTCCTCAACCACAGCTCTGGAAACTGTACTCAGAGGCAAAAATTTACGTTAGCCCTTCTAAGTATGAGCCATTCGGTCTGAGCATAGCAGAGGCGGCAGCGCTAGGACTGCCTGTTATCATGGACAGCTCAGGCATGGTTGGTGCAGGAGAGCTACTTGAAGATAAAAAAAGCTGCCTCAAGGTTGACGTATCGAATGAAGAAGAGCTTGCGGATGCAATTAATCTCCTTGCGCGCAACCCTAAGCTCTCTAAAAGAATCGGCAGGAATGCCAGGAAGGCTGCGCTTAAATTGAGCAAAAGTAGCTTCTCGGCAGAAATAAATAAATTTATCTGGAGCATTGTTAATAGTTGAGAGCATGGAACCTAAAATCCCTGTGTGGCAATCACCCTCGGAAGTCTACTCATGGTTCAGGATGAAAAGAACTATTAGAAATTTCTTCATGGAAGAAATTAGATCGAAGAAAGAAATAAAAGTCTTAGATTTAGGATGTGGTCATGGAACCGACATATTTATGCTCAATCTTCTAACAAAAGACAGGAATGTAGAGTTTATTGGTGTCGATATCTCCGAAAAACTTGCGGAGTACAACAATTTTCTCGCCTCTGAATACGGATTTAAAAATTGCAAATTTATTAAGGCGGATATAGAGCAAGGTTTGGAACTAGGAAAGTATGACGTGGTTATCTCGTCCGAAGTTTTGGAGCACCTGCATAATCTGGAGAAGTACCTCTCAAACATTAAAGCCTCGCTGAAGGAGAGCGGTGCAGCTATAATATCGACTCCCAACAAGAGCAATTTCTTCAGAACCGTTTTTAGGAAATTCCCAACCAAAGCTCGAGAGAATATATATAAACAGAACCTTTGGATGGAG encodes the following:
- a CDS encoding glycosyltransferase family 4 protein, with the translated sequence SGNGVYANAVASALKKLHRVKVVTASHVEATSPPEVHPVLVSSKRTLEDAGNVEFVLKGLKEVEALSVFNPSLALGIDWHSAPICTALAKTCGCKFIFMPFRIFSYSYKSIFIRKLEELGANYADAIIALSEVDARLMKEFFGRTATIINPPVNVQGLNKKKRDIILTISRVSPEKRIEKLVCALPKVDSSLSLVIAGHIYSEPYLRELKELSIKLGVENRVTFTGSLPQPQLWKLYSEAKIYVSPSKYEPFGLSIAEAAALGLPVIMDSSGMVGAGELLEDKKSCLKVDVSNEEELADAINLLARNPKLSKRIGRNARKAALKLSKSSFSAEINKFIWSIVNS
- a CDS encoding class I SAM-dependent methyltransferase, which codes for MEPKIPVWQSPSEVYSWFRMKRTIRNFFMEEIRSKKEIKVLDLGCGHGTDIFMLNLLTKDRNVEFIGVDISEKLAEYNNFLASEYGFKNCKFIKADIEQGLELGKYDVVISSEVLEHLHNLEKYLSNIKASLKESGAAIISTPNKSNFFRTVFRKFPTKARENIYKQNLWMEERNAKKFQEAEFHPSYIEAGRLRKMIEDSGLKIEKWQRGTLVYGGEWLDRHPFLFSCTIFLDSCLPKSMINLCWDTVLKARKVNKS